In Streptomyces sp. NBC_01408, one DNA window encodes the following:
- a CDS encoding adenosylcobinamide-GDP ribazoletransferase, with protein MKDSFEGPPPPPPEGAPLRDGVRFAFGTLSVLPARITRWDRPAARTGMACAALVGLVVGLLAAVPGALLLVCGGSPLLAAAVTVAVPAALTRGLHLDGLADTADGLGSAKPAEAALRIMKQSDIGPFGVVTLVLALIVQVAALSDAFADSWVRGGLAAVTAAVTARLAMTLASRAGVPPARPEGLGAAVAGVVPLRVATSVTVLVVALAATAALPLGLPAAGLHAAAVLAGLLAAELLLRRCVRRFGGVTGDVFGALAEVSATTALVVLALG; from the coding sequence ATGAAAGATTCGTTCGAAGGTCCCCCGCCGCCGCCCCCGGAAGGCGCCCCGCTGCGCGACGGGGTCCGCTTCGCGTTCGGCACCCTGAGCGTGCTGCCCGCCCGCATCACCCGCTGGGACCGCCCCGCCGCCCGAACCGGAATGGCCTGCGCCGCACTCGTCGGGCTGGTCGTGGGCCTGCTCGCGGCCGTACCCGGAGCGCTCCTGCTGGTGTGCGGCGGGAGCCCGCTGCTCGCCGCGGCCGTCACCGTCGCCGTACCCGCCGCGCTGACCCGCGGACTGCACCTGGACGGACTCGCCGACACCGCCGACGGGCTGGGCAGCGCCAAACCGGCCGAGGCGGCGCTGCGCATCATGAAGCAGTCGGACATCGGCCCCTTCGGCGTCGTCACCCTGGTGCTCGCCCTGATCGTGCAGGTGGCCGCGCTGTCCGACGCGTTCGCGGACAGCTGGGTGCGCGGCGGCCTCGCCGCCGTCACCGCCGCCGTCACCGCCCGCCTCGCCATGACCCTGGCCTCCCGCGCGGGCGTCCCGCCGGCCCGCCCCGAAGGGCTCGGCGCGGCGGTCGCGGGCGTGGTCCCGCTCCGGGTGGCCACCTCCGTGACCGTGCTGGTCGTGGCGCTCGCCGCCACCGCCGCCCTCCCGCTGGGCCTGCCCGCCGCGGGCCTGCACGCCGCCGCGGTCCTGGCGGGGCTGCTCGCCGCGGAACTGCTGCTGCGCCGCTGCGTCCGCCGCTTCGGCGGGGTCACCGGAGACGTCTTCGGGGCCCTGGCCGAGGTGTCGGCGACCACCGCCCTGGTCGTCCTCGCCCTGGGCTGA
- a CDS encoding DUF3043 domain-containing protein: protein MGFVFGSRSSKEEKAAATDKVSADLSQPRDPQAPKGRPTPKRAVAQSQRKAVVASTGNRKEDAKRARERRRVEMAKQREALASGDERYLPARDKGPVRRYVRDFVDSRFSVAEMFLPLAVIILVLSMVQMPSIQNIALLLWLGVIALIIVDSIGLVFRLRKALATRFPDEPRRGAVAYGLMRTLQMRRLRLPKPQVKRGERP, encoded by the coding sequence TTGGGTTTTGTGTTTGGTAGCCGCTCCTCCAAGGAAGAGAAGGCCGCCGCCACCGACAAGGTGAGCGCCGACCTCTCGCAGCCCCGTGACCCGCAGGCCCCGAAGGGCCGCCCTACGCCGAAGCGTGCTGTGGCCCAGTCGCAGCGCAAGGCCGTGGTGGCCTCGACCGGCAATCGCAAGGAGGACGCAAAGCGAGCCCGTGAACGCCGCCGGGTAGAGATGGCCAAGCAGCGCGAGGCGCTGGCCAGTGGCGACGAGCGTTATCTGCCCGCCCGCGACAAGGGCCCGGTCCGCCGGTACGTCCGCGACTTCGTGGACTCCCGCTTCTCGGTCGCCGAGATGTTCCTGCCGCTGGCGGTGATCATCCTGGTGCTCAGCATGGTGCAGATGCCGTCGATCCAGAACATCGCGCTGCTGCTGTGGCTCGGCGTGATCGCGCTGATCATCGTCGACTCCATCGGCCTGGTGTTCCGCCTCCGCAAGGCCCTCGCCACCCGCTTCCCCGACGAGCCGCGCCGCGGCGCCGTCGCGTACGGCCTGATGCGCACCCTCCAGATGCGCCGGCTGCGCCTGCCGAAGCCGCAGGTCAAGCGTGGGGAACGGCCCTGA
- a CDS encoding bifunctional adenosylcobinamide kinase/adenosylcobinamide-phosphate guanylyltransferase, with amino-acid sequence MELTLLGTGTPAGLPRPGCPCAVCAVSVAARSRGATSVLVDGALLLDLTPGAVLAGARAGHSLAGVRQVLLTHPHDGPAVELPPGLPAAGRVPDGRELSVISGHRVRAVPMDAPGTGYEVTGPDGGRLLYLPPGGAPAGTNGSSGQRPYDVVLADVLGRPEALARLRASGALGPATDVIAVHLDHDTPPGPELDRVCAAAGARAVPDGTTVAVGEYRAVPDLPRRTLVLGGARSGKSYEAERRLAAFPDVVYAATGGSRDGDAEWAERVGLHRERRPASWQTVETCELVPLLAEEGPPLLVDCLALWLTDAMDRAGAWDDAVWVRSGRQRLRERTAELVAAVRATRRLVVLVSNEVGSGVVPATASGRRFRDELGRLNATVAGECEQVLLVVAGQALVLRQ; translated from the coding sequence GTGGAACTCACTCTGCTCGGCACCGGCACTCCCGCGGGCCTGCCCCGCCCCGGCTGCCCCTGTGCGGTCTGTGCGGTGTCCGTCGCCGCCCGGTCCCGGGGCGCCACGTCCGTCCTCGTCGACGGGGCCCTGCTGCTCGATCTGACCCCCGGGGCGGTGCTGGCCGGCGCCCGGGCGGGGCATTCGCTGGCCGGCGTACGGCAGGTCCTGCTGACCCACCCGCACGACGGGCCGGCGGTCGAGCTGCCGCCGGGGCTGCCCGCCGCGGGGCGGGTGCCGGACGGGCGGGAGCTGTCGGTGATCTCCGGGCACCGGGTGCGGGCGGTGCCGATGGACGCGCCGGGCACCGGGTACGAGGTCACCGGACCGGACGGCGGCCGGCTGCTGTACCTGCCGCCCGGCGGGGCCCCGGCCGGTACGAACGGCAGCTCCGGGCAGCGCCCGTACGACGTGGTCCTCGCGGACGTGCTGGGCCGGCCCGAGGCGCTGGCGCGGCTGCGCGCGAGCGGCGCGCTCGGCCCGGCCACGGACGTGATCGCCGTGCACCTGGACCACGACACCCCGCCGGGCCCCGAGCTGGACCGCGTCTGCGCGGCCGCGGGGGCCCGGGCAGTACCGGACGGCACCACCGTGGCCGTGGGCGAGTACCGCGCGGTGCCCGACCTGCCGCGCCGGACCCTGGTACTGGGCGGAGCCCGGTCCGGCAAGTCCTACGAGGCGGAGCGCCGCCTCGCGGCCTTCCCCGACGTGGTGTACGCGGCCACCGGCGGCAGCCGCGACGGGGACGCGGAGTGGGCGGAGCGGGTCGGTCTGCACCGGGAGCGCCGTCCCGCCTCCTGGCAGACGGTGGAGACCTGCGAGCTGGTCCCGCTGCTGGCCGAGGAGGGTCCGCCGCTGCTGGTCGACTGCCTGGCGCTGTGGCTGACGGACGCGATGGACCGGGCCGGGGCGTGGGACGACGCGGTCTGGGTCAGGAGCGGCCGGCAGCGGCTGCGCGAGCGGACCGCGGAGCTGGTGGCGGCCGTCCGCGCGACGCGTCGCCTCGTGGTGCTCGTCAGCAACGAGGTGGGCTCGGGCGTCGTCCCGGCGACGGCCTCGGGGCGCCGCTTCCGCGACGAGCTGGGCCGCCTGAACGCGACGGTCGCGGGCGAGTGCGAGCAGGTGCTCCTGGTGGTCGCGGGACAGGCGCTCGTACTCCGGCAATAG
- a CDS encoding sensor histidine kinase, with translation MRAHPLATDAVLAAGAFVSMVVGSFADPHGPHGPTFGTRNPDPLSLLLMLLGAAALVFRRRRPRTVLAVTCGLSLLELTTGEPRAPVAMCTVIALYTVAARTDRPTTWRIGLLTMAGLTGVAMLAGPLPWYAQENIGIFAWTGMAAAAGDAVRSRRAFVDAIRERAERAERTREEEARRRVAEERLRIARDLHDVVAHHIALVNVQAGVAAHVMDKRPDQAKEALAHVRDASRSALNELRATVGLLRQSGDPEAPTEPAPGLAVLDELVDTFLHAGLPVRVMVQLGGGKGPLPAAVDLAAYRVIQEALTNVRKHAGPGASAEVSVVQVGSSVEVTVLDDGGSSADGSPEPAESGGGHGLLGMRERATALGGSCFAGPRYGGGYRVHAILPL, from the coding sequence ATGCGGGCCCATCCGCTGGCCACCGATGCCGTGCTCGCGGCCGGGGCGTTCGTCTCCATGGTCGTCGGCTCCTTCGCCGATCCGCACGGGCCGCACGGGCCGACGTTCGGGACCCGGAACCCCGATCCGCTCTCGCTGCTGCTGATGCTGCTCGGCGCGGCGGCCCTGGTGTTCCGGCGCCGTCGGCCGCGCACCGTGCTCGCGGTGACCTGCGGGCTCTCCCTGCTGGAGCTGACCACCGGCGAGCCCCGGGCGCCCGTCGCCATGTGCACGGTGATCGCCCTGTACACGGTGGCCGCCCGCACCGACCGGCCCACGACCTGGCGGATCGGGCTGCTCACCATGGCGGGCCTGACGGGCGTGGCCATGCTGGCCGGACCGCTGCCCTGGTACGCGCAGGAGAACATCGGGATCTTCGCCTGGACCGGGATGGCCGCCGCCGCCGGTGACGCGGTGCGCAGCCGGCGGGCCTTCGTCGACGCCATCCGGGAGCGCGCCGAGCGGGCCGAGCGGACCCGGGAGGAGGAGGCCCGGCGGCGGGTCGCCGAGGAACGGCTGCGGATCGCACGGGACCTGCACGACGTGGTGGCCCATCACATCGCCCTGGTCAACGTGCAGGCGGGGGTGGCCGCGCACGTCATGGACAAGCGGCCGGACCAGGCCAAGGAGGCCCTCGCCCACGTACGGGACGCCAGCCGGTCCGCGCTGAACGAGCTGCGGGCCACGGTCGGGCTGCTGCGGCAGTCCGGTGACCCGGAGGCGCCGACCGAGCCGGCGCCCGGGCTGGCCGTACTGGACGAGCTGGTGGACACCTTCCTGCACGCCGGGCTGCCGGTGCGGGTGATGGTCCAGCTGGGCGGCGGGAAGGGCCCGTTGCCGGCGGCCGTGGACCTGGCGGCGTACCGGGTGATCCAGGAGGCGCTGACCAATGTGCGCAAGCACGCCGGTCCGGGGGCCAGCGCCGAGGTCAGCGTGGTCCAGGTGGGGTCCTCGGTGGAGGTGACCGTACTGGACGACGGGGGCTCCTCGGCGGACGGGTCGCCGGAGCCGGCCGAGTCCGGCGGGGGCCACGGCCTGCTCGGCATGCGCGAGCGCGCCACCGCCCTGGGCGGGTCCTGCTTCGCCGGGCCGCGCTACGGCGGCGGCTACCGGGTCCACGCGATCCTGCCGCTTTGA
- a CDS encoding bifunctional 2-polyprenyl-6-hydroxyphenol methylase/3-demethylubiquinol 3-O-methyltransferase UbiG has translation MGGLRNAVRQELVGRQVDEQIAHRFPVGQRLRVLDVGMGQGTQALRLARAGHKVTGLEQDPGMLAVAREALAAEPAGIQDRVRLMEGDGRETGAHFLPGSFDVVLCHGVLMYVPEPDAMLAGLARMLAPGGLLSLLVRNGDALAMRPGLGTDWKGALAAFDSVDYTNRLGLDVRADRLADLTATLSGIGAPLQAWYGVRVFTDGSEAGEALPQDEELERLLAAEDRAGRTDPYRGVAALLHLCGVRGQ, from the coding sequence TTGGGCGGACTGCGCAACGCCGTCCGCCAGGAGCTCGTGGGCCGGCAGGTCGACGAACAGATCGCGCACCGCTTCCCGGTCGGGCAGCGGCTGCGCGTGCTCGACGTCGGCATGGGCCAGGGCACCCAGGCGCTGCGGCTCGCCCGCGCCGGGCACAAGGTGACGGGTCTGGAACAGGACCCCGGCATGCTGGCCGTCGCCCGTGAGGCGCTGGCCGCGGAACCCGCCGGGATCCAGGACCGGGTCCGCCTCATGGAGGGTGACGGCCGCGAGACCGGCGCCCACTTCCTGCCGGGCAGCTTCGACGTGGTGCTGTGCCACGGAGTGCTGATGTATGTGCCCGAGCCGGACGCCATGCTCGCCGGGCTGGCCCGGATGCTCGCCCCCGGCGGACTGCTGTCCCTGCTCGTGCGCAACGGCGACGCGCTCGCCATGCGGCCCGGGCTGGGCACCGACTGGAAGGGCGCGCTGGCCGCCTTCGACAGCGTCGACTACACGAACCGGCTGGGCCTCGACGTGCGCGCCGACCGGCTGGCCGATCTGACGGCCACGCTGTCCGGTATCGGTGCGCCGCTCCAGGCCTGGTACGGCGTACGCGTCTTCACCGACGGCTCCGAGGCCGGTGAGGCCCTCCCGCAGGACGAGGAGCTGGAACGGCTGCTGGCCGCCGAGGACCGTGCCGGGCGGACCGACCCCTACCGCGGGGTCGCCGCGCTGCTGCACTTGTGCGGCGTCCGCGGCCAGTAG
- a CDS encoding PspA/IM30 family protein has translation MSGVMKRMGMIFRAKANKALDRAEDPRETLDYSYQKQLELLQKVRRGVADVATSRKRLELQLNQLQGQSVKLEDQGRKALALGREDLAREALSRRASLQQQVSDLEVQHQTLQGEEEKLTLASQRLQAKVDAFRTKKETIKATYTAAQAQTRIAESFSGISEEMSDVGLAIQRAEDKTAQLQARAGAIDELLASGALDDQSGLARDDIQTELDRLSGGTDVELELQRMKAELAGGPSAQQQAIEGGAPGTPQQSQGQHRFDKQ, from the coding sequence ATGAGCGGTGTCATGAAGCGTATGGGGATGATCTTCCGCGCGAAGGCGAACAAGGCCCTTGACCGGGCCGAGGACCCGCGCGAGACCCTCGACTACTCGTACCAGAAGCAGCTGGAGCTGCTTCAGAAGGTGCGCCGCGGAGTCGCCGACGTGGCGACCTCCCGCAAGCGCCTGGAACTGCAGCTCAACCAGCTCCAGGGGCAGTCCGTCAAGCTGGAGGACCAGGGCCGCAAGGCGCTCGCCCTCGGCCGCGAGGACCTGGCCCGTGAGGCCCTGTCCCGCCGCGCCTCGCTCCAGCAGCAGGTCAGCGACCTGGAGGTGCAGCACCAGACCCTTCAGGGCGAGGAGGAGAAGCTGACCCTCGCCTCCCAGCGGCTCCAGGCCAAGGTGGACGCCTTCCGCACCAAGAAGGAGACCATCAAGGCCACCTACACCGCGGCCCAGGCGCAGACCCGGATCGCGGAGTCCTTCTCCGGCATCTCCGAGGAGATGAGCGACGTCGGCCTCGCCATCCAGCGGGCCGAGGACAAGACCGCCCAGCTCCAGGCCCGTGCGGGCGCGATCGACGAGCTGCTGGCCTCCGGAGCCCTGGACGACCAGTCAGGGCTGGCGCGCGACGACATCCAGACCGAGCTGGACCGCCTGTCGGGCGGTACGGACGTGGAGCTGGAGCTCCAGCGGATGAAGGCGGAGCTGGCGGGCGGCCCGTCCGCGCAGCAGCAGGCCATCGAGGGCGGCGCCCCGGGCACCCCCCAGCAGTCCCAGGGCCAGCACCGGTTCGACAAGCAGTAG
- the cobT gene encoding nicotinate-nucleotide--dimethylbenzimidazole phosphoribosyltransferase, translating into MSTLNLDDFSDLIERPDGGVRRDAEDRRERLAVPPGALGRLDDLAEWLAAAQGQVPVKPVEHPRVVLFAADHGIAANGVSARAASSGHELVRAVLEGTSPVAVLAGRFGVGVRIVDAGLDCDPDLLPEDVVRHRVRRGSGRIDVEDALTAEEAEAALRLGMRIADEEADSGTDLVVLGDLSVGGTTVAATLVAAMCGTDASVVTGRGGQPIDDLAWMRKCAAIRDALRRARPVLGDQVALLAAVGGADVAAITGFLLQCAVRRTPVILDGVVSAACGLVAQRAAFRAPDWWLAGQASGEPGQAKALDRMALNPLLDHGVTVGEGTGALLALPLVQAAAALAAELPERTAPEPTE; encoded by the coding sequence ATGAGCACGCTGAATCTCGACGACTTCTCCGATCTGATCGAGCGCCCCGACGGGGGCGTCCGGCGTGACGCCGAGGACCGCCGTGAACGGCTGGCCGTGCCGCCCGGCGCGCTGGGCCGGCTCGACGACCTCGCCGAATGGCTCGCCGCCGCGCAGGGGCAGGTGCCGGTCAAGCCGGTCGAGCACCCCCGCGTGGTGCTGTTCGCCGCCGACCACGGGATCGCTGCCAACGGCGTCTCCGCCCGGGCCGCCTCCAGCGGCCACGAGCTGGTGCGCGCCGTGCTGGAGGGGACCAGCCCCGTCGCGGTCCTGGCCGGCCGGTTCGGCGTGGGAGTACGCATCGTCGACGCCGGACTGGACTGCGACCCGGACCTGCTTCCGGAGGACGTGGTCCGCCACCGCGTGCGGCGCGGCAGCGGGCGGATCGACGTCGAGGACGCGCTGACGGCCGAGGAGGCCGAGGCCGCGCTGCGGCTCGGGATGCGCATCGCCGACGAGGAGGCCGACTCCGGAACGGACCTGGTCGTCCTCGGTGACCTCAGCGTCGGCGGGACCACCGTCGCCGCCACCCTCGTCGCCGCCATGTGCGGAACCGACGCCTCCGTGGTCACCGGCCGTGGCGGGCAGCCCATCGACGACCTGGCCTGGATGCGCAAGTGCGCGGCGATCCGCGACGCGCTGCGCCGGGCCCGCCCGGTCCTCGGCGACCAGGTGGCGCTCCTCGCGGCGGTCGGCGGTGCGGACGTGGCCGCGATCACCGGCTTCCTGCTCCAGTGCGCGGTACGCCGTACGCCGGTCATCCTGGACGGCGTGGTCTCGGCGGCCTGCGGCCTGGTCGCCCAGCGGGCCGCCTTCCGGGCCCCCGACTGGTGGCTGGCCGGGCAGGCGAGTGGCGAACCCGGCCAGGCGAAGGCACTTGACCGGATGGCGCTCAACCCTCTCCTCGATCACGGCGTCACAGTGGGTGAAGGTACTGGGGCCTTGCTGGCGCTGCCCCTGGTCCAGGCGGCCGCCGCACTCGCGGCGGAACTCCCGGAGAGGACGGCGCCGGAGCCGACGGAATGA
- a CDS encoding response regulator transcription factor produces the protein MDQTPTDQADPTAPEPGAPIRVLLADDQALLRSAFKVLVDSEPDMEVVGEACDGAEAFELARRTRADVVLMDIRMPGTDGLAATRMISADPELAAVRVVMLTTFEVDEYVAAALRAGASGFLGKGAEPEELLNAIRVAAAGEALLSPAATKGLIATFLAQGGGAGPDPSGGSPGAHAQRLAALTVREREVLVHVAAGLSNDGIAGRLEVSPLTVKTHVNRAMAKLGARDRAQLVVIAYESGLVRPRAE, from the coding sequence GTGGACCAGACCCCGACGGACCAGGCCGACCCGACCGCCCCCGAGCCCGGCGCGCCCATCAGGGTGCTGCTCGCCGACGACCAGGCCCTGCTGCGCAGCGCCTTCAAGGTGCTCGTCGACTCCGAGCCCGACATGGAGGTCGTGGGGGAGGCCTGCGACGGGGCCGAGGCCTTCGAACTCGCGCGGCGCACGCGCGCGGACGTCGTGCTCATGGACATCCGGATGCCCGGCACCGACGGGCTCGCCGCCACCCGCATGATCAGCGCGGACCCGGAACTGGCCGCCGTGCGCGTGGTGATGCTGACGACCTTCGAGGTCGACGAGTACGTCGCCGCGGCCCTGCGGGCCGGCGCCTCCGGCTTCCTCGGCAAGGGCGCCGAACCGGAGGAGCTGCTCAACGCCATCCGCGTCGCCGCCGCCGGAGAGGCACTGCTCTCCCCGGCCGCCACCAAAGGGCTCATCGCCACCTTCCTCGCCCAGGGCGGCGGAGCCGGCCCGGACCCCTCCGGCGGCTCGCCCGGAGCGCACGCGCAGCGGCTCGCCGCGCTGACCGTCCGGGAGCGCGAGGTCCTCGTCCACGTGGCGGCCGGACTGTCCAACGACGGGATCGCCGGACGCCTGGAGGTCAGCCCGCTCACCGTCAAGACCCACGTGAACCGGGCCATGGCCAAGCTCGGCGCCCGCGACCGGGCCCAATTGGTGGTCATTGCCTACGAATCGGGACTGGTCCGGCCCCGCGCGGAATAG
- a CDS encoding phosphatidylglycerol lysyltransferase domain-containing protein: MGEVRLTSAETARGTTPVPGQASGRKETGGDPAGKGAGGGRETGRGSTRSRRGAAFAVWYLRAVTFVNFLSAVWLSLGQDLRRHNTADFYTPYLLTAGFASGLFSLLLAVTMGRRKRAAWILNLAVSGALLLAFAVAAFAPCTGGRWNMCYPEFRDHAQNWFSLGLTAAFVGALLVGRREFYARGDRSNPALATIVAAAGLLVTSLVAALLVGATNTDPDAADATFLARWRYGVMRLVTLAPDDRIHNAITPPGWVDVFINFMSMMLLLAVLFAAFRSRRAVDPITEEDEARLRALLARQGDRDSLGYFALRREKSVVWSPTGKAAVTYRVVGGVSLASGDPIGDPEAWPGAIEPWLAEAREHGWVPAVMGASEEAGQIYARHGLDALELGDEAIVETDEFTLEGRAMRTVRQAYNRVKRAGYTVRIRRHADIPAGEMDELLRRADDWRDGATERGFSMALGRLGDPGDGQCVMLECTDGKGDLRAVLSFVPWGTKGLSLDLMRRDRDSENGLMEFMVIELLERSKEIGVTQVSLNFAMFRSVFERGSRLGAGPVLRMWRSLLSFFSRWWQIESLYRANAKYRPIWEPRFMLFEKSSDLLRIGIAAGRAEGFLEAPGLPKWLHRRHLETRR; the protein is encoded by the coding sequence ATGGGAGAGGTCCGTTTGACCAGCGCAGAGACCGCCCGGGGCACCACACCGGTCCCCGGTCAGGCATCCGGCAGGAAAGAGACCGGCGGCGACCCCGCCGGCAAGGGGGCGGGGGGCGGCCGGGAGACCGGCCGGGGGAGCACCCGATCACGGCGGGGGGCCGCGTTCGCGGTCTGGTACCTGCGTGCCGTCACCTTCGTCAACTTCCTCAGCGCGGTGTGGCTTTCGCTCGGGCAGGACCTGCGCCGGCACAACACCGCCGACTTCTACACCCCGTACCTGCTGACGGCGGGCTTCGCCTCCGGGCTGTTCTCGCTGCTGCTCGCCGTCACCATGGGAAGGCGCAAACGCGCCGCCTGGATCCTGAACCTGGCGGTGAGCGGCGCCCTGCTGCTGGCCTTCGCCGTGGCGGCCTTCGCGCCCTGCACCGGGGGCCGGTGGAACATGTGCTACCCGGAGTTCCGGGACCACGCGCAGAACTGGTTCTCCCTCGGCCTGACCGCCGCCTTCGTCGGCGCCCTGCTGGTGGGCCGACGGGAGTTCTACGCCCGGGGCGACCGCTCCAACCCCGCCCTGGCCACCATCGTGGCCGCCGCGGGCCTACTGGTCACCTCGCTGGTCGCGGCCCTGCTCGTCGGCGCCACGAACACCGACCCCGACGCAGCCGACGCCACCTTCCTGGCCCGCTGGCGCTACGGCGTGATGCGGCTGGTCACACTGGCCCCGGACGACCGGATCCACAACGCCATCACCCCGCCCGGCTGGGTGGACGTCTTCATCAACTTCATGTCGATGATGCTGCTCCTCGCCGTACTGTTCGCCGCCTTCCGCTCGCGCCGCGCCGTCGACCCGATCACCGAGGAGGACGAGGCCCGGCTGCGGGCGCTGCTCGCCAGGCAGGGCGACCGAGACTCGCTCGGCTACTTCGCGCTGCGCCGCGAGAAGTCCGTCGTCTGGTCCCCCACCGGCAAGGCCGCCGTGACCTACCGCGTCGTCGGCGGGGTCTCGCTGGCCTCCGGCGACCCGATCGGCGACCCCGAGGCCTGGCCCGGCGCCATCGAGCCGTGGCTGGCCGAGGCCCGCGAGCACGGCTGGGTGCCGGCCGTGATGGGGGCGAGCGAGGAGGCCGGGCAGATCTACGCCCGGCACGGCCTGGACGCGCTGGAACTCGGCGACGAGGCGATCGTCGAGACCGACGAGTTCACCCTGGAGGGCCGTGCCATGCGGACCGTCCGCCAGGCGTACAACCGCGTCAAGCGGGCCGGGTACACGGTCCGGATCCGCCGCCACGCCGACATCCCGGCCGGGGAGATGGACGAGCTGCTGCGCCGCGCCGACGACTGGCGCGACGGCGCGACCGAACGTGGCTTCTCGATGGCGCTGGGCCGCCTGGGTGATCCCGGAGACGGCCAGTGCGTGATGCTGGAGTGCACCGACGGCAAGGGCGATCTGCGCGCGGTGCTGTCCTTCGTACCGTGGGGCACCAAGGGGCTGTCGCTGGACCTGATGCGCCGTGACCGGGACTCCGAGAACGGCCTGATGGAGTTCATGGTGATCGAACTCCTGGAACGCTCGAAGGAGATCGGGGTCACCCAGGTCTCCCTGAACTTCGCGATGTTCCGGTCGGTCTTCGAGCGCGGGTCCCGGCTCGGCGCGGGTCCGGTGCTGCGGATGTGGCGCTCGCTGCTCAGCTTCTTCTCCCGCTGGTGGCAGATCGAGTCCCTCTACCGGGCCAACGCCAAATACCGGCCGATCTGGGAACCGCGGTTCATGCTCTTCGAGAAGAGTTCGGACCTGCTGCGGATCGGTATCGCGGCGGGACGGGCGGAGGGCTTCCTGGAGGCCCCCGGCCTTCCGAAGTGGCTGCACCGCAGACACCTGGAGACCCGCCGTTGA